In the Malaclemys terrapin pileata isolate rMalTer1 chromosome 12, rMalTer1.hap1, whole genome shotgun sequence genome, one interval contains:
- the ACIN1 gene encoding apoptotic chromatin condensation inducer in the nucleus isoform X7, which translates to MPGPRPRGQEEKEEVPMELEPHQAGASPPAGPPTQPPGPDERPDGGPEDEERKEAAAQHKAFKRKISVVSAAKGAAAGNSDTEGGQSGGRKRRWGSSTAATQKKPSISITTESLKSLIPEMKPVAGQEAVVDLHADDSRISEDEGERHGEPPAHEKGLKICRTVTQVVPAEGQENGQGEEEEEEEKEPEEEQPEAPQVTAELTLPPPVEHEVKKVTLSDTLTRRSISQQRSGVSITIDDPVRTAQLPSPPRAKPSPIVHICNLVRPFTLGQLKELLGRTGTLVEEAFWIDKIKSHCYVTYSTVEEAVLTRNALHGVKWPQSNPKFLSADFAEQDELDFHRGLLPERAVETAAAPGAGPASGRGGRRSAPRERSREPERAAREQWAEREREMERRERTRAEREWDRDKVREGPRSRSRERRRKEPPKAKEKKGEKKEKAPEEPPAKLLDDLFRKTKAAPCIYWLPLTDTQFVQKQAERAARARERERRRKELEEEELRQRERSRQAERDKRREHSREQGAGGAPGGASGTERGGRERREAKRHSRSRSRSTPVRDRGGRR; encoded by the exons GCCGCGGCGCAGCACAAGGCCTTCAAGAGGAAGATCTCTGTCGTGT CAGCGGCCAAGGGGGCAGCGGCGGGGAACAGTGACACGGAGGGCGGCCAGTCTGGGGGGCGCAAGCGGCGCTGGGGGTCCAGCACGGCTGCCACCCAGAAGAAGCCGTCCATCAGCATCACGACAGAGTCGCTTAAG AGCCTGATACCCGAGATGAAGCCGGTGGCGGGGCAGGAGGCGGTGGTGGATCTCCACGCCGATGACTCCCGCATCTCGGAGGACGAGGGGGAGCGCCATGGGGAGCCACCGGCCCACGAGAAGGGACTCAAGATCTGCCGGACCGTCACGCAG GTGGTGCCAGCCGAGGGGCAGGAGAAcgggcagggcgaggaggaggaagaggaggagaaggagcctgaggaagagcagcctgaggcCCCCCAGGTCACAGCAGAGTTGACATTGCCCCCCCCTGTGGAGCACGAAGTCAAGAAAG TGACACTCAGCGACACCCTGACGCGCCGCTCCATCAGCCAGCAGCGCTCGGGCGTCTCCATCACCATCGATGACCCCGTGCGCACGGCCCAGCTCCCGTCACCCCCCCGCGCCAAGCCGAGCCCCATCGTGCACATCTGCAACCtg GTGCGGCCCTTCACGCTGGGCCAGTTGAAGGAGCTGCTGGGCCGGACGGGGACACTGGTGGAAGAAGCCTTCTGGATCGACAAGATCAAATCGCACTGCTACGTCACA taCTCCACGGTGGAGGAGGCGGTGCTGACCCGCAACGCCCTGCACGGGGTTAAATGGCCCCAGTCCAACCCCAAGTTCCTGTCCGCCGACTTCGCCGAGCAGGACGAG TTGGACTTCCACCGGGGGCTGCTGCCGGAGCGGGCGGTGGAGACAGCggcggccccgggggccgggccggccagTGGGCGCGGGGGCCGGCGCTCAGCCCCCCGGGAGCGCTCGCGGGAGCCGGAGCGGGCAGCGCGGGAGCAGTGGGCGGAGCGGGAGCGGGAGATGGAGCGGCGGGAGCGCACGCGGGCTGAGCGCGAGTGGGACCGTGACAAGGTGCGCGAGGGGCCCCGCTCCCGTTCCCGCGAGCGCCGCCGCAAGGAGCCGCCCAAGGCCAAGGAGAAGAAGGGCGAGAAGAAAG aGAAAGCCCCAGAGGAGCCTCCCGCCAAGCTGCTGGACGATCTCTTCCGCAAGACCAAGGCCGCCCCCTGCATCTACTGGCTGCCTTTGACCGACACCCAG TTCGTGCAGAAGCAGGCGGAGCGGGCAGCTCGGGCGCGGGAGCGGGAGCGGCGCCGCAAggagttggaggaggaggagttacgCCAGCGGGAGCGGAGCCGCCAGGCTGAGCGGGACAAGCGACGCGAGCACAGCCGGGAgcagggggccgggggcgccCCAGGGGGGGCCAGCGGTACTGAGCGGGGGGGCCGGGAGCGCCGTGAGGCCAAGAGGCacagccggagccggagccgcagCACCCCGGTGAGGGACCGCGGGGGGCGCCGCTGA
- the ACIN1 gene encoding apoptotic chromatin condensation inducer in the nucleus isoform X6, with protein sequence MPGPRPRGSQEEKEEVPMELEPHQAGASPPAGPPTQPPGPDERPDGGPEDEERKEAAAQHKAFKRKISVVSAAKGAAAGNSDTEGGQSGGRKRRWGSSTAATQKKPSISITTESLKSLIPEMKPVAGQEAVVDLHADDSRISEDEGERHGEPPAHEKGLKICRTVTQVVPAEGQENGQGEEEEEEEKEPEEEQPEAPQVTAELTLPPPVEHEVKKVTLSDTLTRRSISQQRSGVSITIDDPVRTAQLPSPPRAKPSPIVHICNLVRPFTLGQLKELLGRTGTLVEEAFWIDKIKSHCYVTYSTVEEAVLTRNALHGVKWPQSNPKFLSADFAEQDELDFHRGLLPERAVETAAAPGAGPASGRGGRRSAPRERSREPERAAREQWAEREREMERRERTRAEREWDRDKVREGPRSRSRERRRKEPPKAKEKKGEKKEKAPEEPPAKLLDDLFRKTKAAPCIYWLPLTDTQFVQKQAERAARARERERRRKELEEEELRQRERSRQAERDKRREHSREQGAGGAPGGASGTERGGRERREAKRHSRSRSRSTPVRDRGGRR encoded by the exons GCCGCGGCGCAGCACAAGGCCTTCAAGAGGAAGATCTCTGTCGTGT CAGCGGCCAAGGGGGCAGCGGCGGGGAACAGTGACACGGAGGGCGGCCAGTCTGGGGGGCGCAAGCGGCGCTGGGGGTCCAGCACGGCTGCCACCCAGAAGAAGCCGTCCATCAGCATCACGACAGAGTCGCTTAAG AGCCTGATACCCGAGATGAAGCCGGTGGCGGGGCAGGAGGCGGTGGTGGATCTCCACGCCGATGACTCCCGCATCTCGGAGGACGAGGGGGAGCGCCATGGGGAGCCACCGGCCCACGAGAAGGGACTCAAGATCTGCCGGACCGTCACGCAG GTGGTGCCAGCCGAGGGGCAGGAGAAcgggcagggcgaggaggaggaagaggaggagaaggagcctgaggaagagcagcctgaggcCCCCCAGGTCACAGCAGAGTTGACATTGCCCCCCCCTGTGGAGCACGAAGTCAAGAAAG TGACACTCAGCGACACCCTGACGCGCCGCTCCATCAGCCAGCAGCGCTCGGGCGTCTCCATCACCATCGATGACCCCGTGCGCACGGCCCAGCTCCCGTCACCCCCCCGCGCCAAGCCGAGCCCCATCGTGCACATCTGCAACCtg GTGCGGCCCTTCACGCTGGGCCAGTTGAAGGAGCTGCTGGGCCGGACGGGGACACTGGTGGAAGAAGCCTTCTGGATCGACAAGATCAAATCGCACTGCTACGTCACA taCTCCACGGTGGAGGAGGCGGTGCTGACCCGCAACGCCCTGCACGGGGTTAAATGGCCCCAGTCCAACCCCAAGTTCCTGTCCGCCGACTTCGCCGAGCAGGACGAG TTGGACTTCCACCGGGGGCTGCTGCCGGAGCGGGCGGTGGAGACAGCggcggccccgggggccgggccggccagTGGGCGCGGGGGCCGGCGCTCAGCCCCCCGGGAGCGCTCGCGGGAGCCGGAGCGGGCAGCGCGGGAGCAGTGGGCGGAGCGGGAGCGGGAGATGGAGCGGCGGGAGCGCACGCGGGCTGAGCGCGAGTGGGACCGTGACAAGGTGCGCGAGGGGCCCCGCTCCCGTTCCCGCGAGCGCCGCCGCAAGGAGCCGCCCAAGGCCAAGGAGAAGAAGGGCGAGAAGAAAG aGAAAGCCCCAGAGGAGCCTCCCGCCAAGCTGCTGGACGATCTCTTCCGCAAGACCAAGGCCGCCCCCTGCATCTACTGGCTGCCTTTGACCGACACCCAG TTCGTGCAGAAGCAGGCGGAGCGGGCAGCTCGGGCGCGGGAGCGGGAGCGGCGCCGCAAggagttggaggaggaggagttacgCCAGCGGGAGCGGAGCCGCCAGGCTGAGCGGGACAAGCGACGCGAGCACAGCCGGGAgcagggggccgggggcgccCCAGGGGGGGCCAGCGGTACTGAGCGGGGGGGCCGGGAGCGCCGTGAGGCCAAGAGGCacagccggagccggagccgcagCACCCCGGTGAGGGACCGCGGGGGGCGCCGCTGA